The genomic interval GTAAGCAGTAGAAACCATGGCACAGtcacaacaacataaaaaagaatACAATACAAAAAGGCTCTTGTCAATCTAAATGCAGAATTCAGAAATATGCGAAAGACTTGtttcaattaaaacatttgtcagacaatgattgcatttttttttatttgataattTATCATGAAAATCTGCACTGCATCCTTATGAAACATGCTGTTTATCCATTATTGAGTTGAAGCGTGGCTCTAGTCACTTCAGTTTGGGGCATACTTGAAAAAGCGTTTGGAGGCGAACTGAGAAAACCACGGCACATTGAATGCATTAGGCAAAACGGGACGCGTTCGCAACAACAATAATGGGAAAAAACGATGGGTTGCTTCTTAACATGTGGCTATTAACCAAGGGACAGAGACGTAAAGCAGACAAAATGACAGGCTGCTTCAAAAGATTGGATAAAATCACAGCATCTAGAGCTGATGCTCCATACACACCGGCCACTGCTTTTTCTCATCACGCAATGGGTTCCCATACAAAGTCAAGGTAGGGCATCATGCGGCCTCGCAACAACCAACGCTAAATTACGTCACCATTTTGACTAAATAAGCTACGCCCGGTAATGTCGTCACAATGAATTTCTGAGCTGTAAAGATGACTTGATAGATCTTTCTGCAAAAGGTTGCAGCAACAAGAAGAAAGcagccaatcaaatgttttCTCAATCATGTGACATTAGCTGCTGAGGCAAAACCCAACCTCAACATCCGGTCAACAAAAGGCCAAACAAAGAAAGGCAAAATTGGAATATGACAAAAGTCATAATATTGCAACATTAAAGTAACATTATTACGAAAGTTAAGTCATGCGTTGTAAAACTATGAGAAAAGTTGcaaaattattaaattaaagTCACTATATTATGAGAATTAAGTCATACATGGTACTATATAACAAAATTAAAGGCGTACTTTTACAATGACATTcgaatattacaagattaaagtcattaTGTTGTTTATTATGATAATACTAGAATCGGAAATTGTTTGGTTTTGCGGAAACTTTGGTATGACTGCCGCATAAAAATTGTAATGTACATTTTTCATTATGTACCTTAAAATGTTACAATTGGTGACAAACAGTGGCTTAACCAgtgattaaaatacaaaaaataaaacataggcCACCAACTTTAACACATGAAAAAGCATCCATAGTCACAGTATAAATactaaaaatacaacaacttaCTGAATATGACCTGAACTATGTAACGTCAGTTAAGTTTCTAAATTTAATTTCCATATTAGTATGGCGACAAATGGTACCTGGACCTGATATACAACAAAAATCAGaggtgaaataaataaataaattatggtTTTCTCTTCTCAAAGAATTAGAAtaaccaggggaaaaaaaaactttaaactaACCAAGTCATCAAATTTGAGCTGATGACGAAGgacggaggaaaaaaaaaccacagccAGAAAGCATTGGAAACAGGCTCAGTGAAATCATACCGTGACACACCAACTTTTCAAAAAGTCAAAAGACCTTTACGGTCAGTTGTTTCTTTAAGATCCATCAATCCACAATCAGTTGAGGTTTTACAGTTGAAACTCCCCAtgacaataaaatgataaatCTCGATTTCTGAATGGGCCTTCAAAAGGGGGATTTCCACATAGTGAAGGATGACTTTGTGTCAGCATGAAAGTAATCTAACTCAAAATTAAAGAGATGATGCTTAAACAAACAGGGAAAATTAAAGGGAAAGTCAAAAGCAACAGAAAAGACAAAGGAAGATAAAAGATGAGAGTTTAGCAGAGGCAGAACAAACAAGAGAGCCCAGGGGGGAGGTAATGAAAAGCAAACTAAATGAGTAACATGTGCCTCAACAGCCTCACACACGCTTTAGCCTATATACAAGTAATGCCACCTAATCTCTATTGGATGTTTCTAAAGCACCAAGGATGCACCCTGAGAGCCGTGAATTCAGACTAACTGAGCCAAATACAACATGATTactctaaaaaaacaaagttaatgTCTCTGGTTTTGGAAACCCATTATGGTTAAGCCAACTGAAGTTTCAAGgcagtaaaaaacaacaacacttatTCAAAATACTTCTATCACACAGAAGAATGAGATATCGAGGCCAAGACTATAAAGACAAAAATGCTGAGTTTGACCAACTTTTaaatatctgatttttttaGAGGCTACCAAACTTTTTGCTAAATCCTACTGTATAAATAGAGTaaccactgtatttttcagactacatagcactggactataaatcaGACCTGTAAAAAATGCACTATGATGAGGAAAAACACAAGCATGTCGCACTGGAaacactgtacagtaataccttgacatacgagtgccccgacatacgatgaatttgagatacgagtaaaattccgagcaaatatttaccttgagatacaagacacattttgaaataCGAGCATACAAGCATACGAGACCGGCAGGtggcgagaggctgcttatgattttctttcttgccgcatctctcgtgcaaagatctctacgagcactgggcggagcgttgcattttttccgttttttttgcgttagtctgcgcagaattaagggaagaacaaggggtccaaagcaagctaGTGGAATGAAGGGTAGTACGAAGAAAAGGCGtgtgatgacaatcgatattaagcatgaaataaaggaaaaacatgagtagtgtacacgtgactgagctggctcgccaatacgaaacgagaagcaggaagttaaactcgatttgagatacgagtaaatcgacatacgagctcagtaccGGAATGCAAATTAAGTCATAGGGAATACGCAGAGAAAAACAACTATTGGCACAAACAATCCCACTCCGCCTGAACCGAAGGATTGATTTAAAGGTAAGACCATGGGAATGGACCCAGTGGTGGTGCAGGGATCTAGGTCCACACTGCTGTTGTGGTGGCCAGGGTCGATTCCCACATCTACTGGTTGTGCCAGTAAGGCTCTCTGCCGTAAagcttttgtcaaatctaatGAGTGATTCTACGTTTTCGCCATGGTGACCCATGAGGGAATATGCTGAAAGTCCACCACCAGCATGGGAACGGTCAGAGGAAGTTTGACAGGACATCAAAAGACTTCTCACATACCAGAGAAGAAGCTGCCAAAGCCTAAAGAGTAGTGAAGCAGATTCTTAAGTGACAGGCGGAAGCACAAGCCTCCACTCTAGAGACGTAACTTTTGCATTCCTTTACAAGGTCCCTTTGAAACAGCCATAGCAACACTGCATAAGCAACATCTTAGTTCTGGCTTTTCAGCTTTCTTGTTCATTATTATTGTGAAAAATTTATAGGTATAGCTCCCTTGGAGCAAATAcctgtttttaaattattgcagGTTGGAACTTCTTGTAAAGAAAATTCCTCAAAAGTCCAAGACATGTGGGTGTTTTTCAAACGTGGCCAAAAAGATGAAGACAGGATGCCCACAGAGAGGTGTCTCCCAACACGTTAATCTGTTTTACCTGTACCATCTGGGATATACCGAATAGGTTAATTGATACTGACGAAATAAGGCAAATGCTGAAGGGAAGTTTATGAGGCGGGTTCTCGTAAAAGTCGACTTACTTCAAAGGGACGAGAGATCCGCTTTTCAAAGTACAATGTACACTGTCTACCTTAactgtacgtacgtacatatcaGTGACACACACCAATTACCAATTTAGCATCAAAAGGACCAACCTTTTGGCAATGACCACAGCTATGACCACAATGTTTGAGGCAGATTGCCGCGTTATCGTGGTTGTCTCGGTTTTTGTCCTGTCAAACATGATAATATACTTCGTGTACCATCTCATTTGCCTGCTCAAGGTGCCTTGCATTTAATTGTTAGTGGTGGACAGTATCGCAGTTCATCGTTCCAAAATAAGGGTAAAAAGTAGGCAAAGATCCAACAAATTTCCACTCATAGCCGTCATTTTGAAAAACAGATGTGTGTGTGGCCATTGTTGTGTGCTGCATTTTACGTGTTACTGTTTCATGTGTGTTCAAGGAGCAGCTATTTAAAGGTTTACAATGGACTCTATACATGCACCAGTTCCGTATTTTGAGTGAGAAGAGGAAAAAGTCGAGGCAAAGATAGCCAAAGTTGACTTtctctttttagttttttttttaaatgtcttgaaTTAAAAGATGATGGCACCCAATTCATAACAGacgaaaatttaaaaaaataaaataaaacatggaaCAAAGTGTCAAATTAAAAGAGGACAAAATGATCGGTTTAGAATCATTTGAGAATGTCCATTTGTAAACCAGTCCGGATTGTGCACCCCACCAGAGGACGACTAAGAGAAAAAGGGCTTCTGCTTGAATGGAGCTCCACTTCAAAAACTgatgttttttgttctttagacaacaagctaattgagcacttacttttttctcaaattgaattgaattcaattcaattcaaccaaCCAACAAATGTACCCATCCCGAATAAGACCTTTCCTACTTCTGTGTAGGAACATATTTTGAAAGGCCCATCCACGAATGCCTAGAATGTTCTAACACGTCCCCTATTCCTACAGTGCCCATACACATAAAGCAAGGTCAATAAGGGCATTCTTGGATGGGTCTGGTGTGGAAAGACCTAAAAACAACATCACATAACTGAGAACATTCTCCACAGATACACCCTACATCCCAGAAGAATAAAAGTCTAGCCCCATGTGTGTTTCAAACCTTCGTCCACATAATATACTCGACCATTGATGCAAAACTGACATCCGATCAGCAGGTAGCAAGTGTAAAAGCTGGTCGCCCCTCGCCTTACACGTTTAAATATAACCTACTATATAACCAGCGGCAGCTGCCCCAGTGCAAAGCCCTTAAAGCTGACAAGTCCTTTTTCTGCCAGGCTGCAATTGCCTGAGACGTAGGCAAGGGTTTTGAGGCCATCCTAAAGAGGGCCAAGCCAGGGGCAGGGGCAAAGGTGTGAATGCCCACATGTGCTCGTGCCAATCACAACTGACAGTTCTCTTTAGCTCCTGGAGTGACCCCCTGGTATCAAAACAATCTGTGGTGATCAACATGAGTTCCAGTAATCtagtaagaaagaaaaaaaaagtgaccaaaTATCTCAGATTTGAGAGAGAAGAAATAGTAATACAAGAATGTTGAAAGAAGGAAATAAAATCCACGGGAAAAGTTTTGAGATACGACGCGGGGATTTGAAGGGGGTGGGGAATGTGTAACAACAATCTCTCAGGCAGAACAGGTTGGTCCAgcctgccagaaaaaaaaaagtcaagctcAGCTCTAGCATATACAGACAAGTGTGTCTCCCAACCAGAGGTCACTGTAGAGGACGATTTAACAATGGAATACAAAACTGACTGATCAGCGTATGACTGTTTGCACTAGTATGTGTATTTTTTGTACAAGTCAAGTCATATCATGGCTAATAGAATACTGCTAGAGAGAACTTGAGGATATTTAAGTCAGCTACACATCTATGTTTAGGGATAAACTAACTACCCGCATTTAGCCAACGGCAAGTGCGTTGTGCGCGCCCCTGCTGCTTCCACTTGGTGCCCATGGCGGCCTTGTCAAGTATGGCAGCTGCTCTGCTGACTGTGACGAGTGGATCAGGCTGTTGTGGTTGAAGAACCTTTCATTAAAGATGCCGCTGAGAGCTGCTCTACACTGCGGCAAAGCAACCGAGGGATGTATCCCAACCGGGAAGTATACAGGCACAAATAGAACGGATACTTGACATTATTTTCCCATTACAAAGGTGCAATTAGTATTTGAATGATCACTAATAAATGTCCACCAGCAGTTGCCAAAAGCGAGGACTCGTCATTGCGTGGAATTGACAAAAACCATCAAACTGTTTAAACGGGGAAAGCTGGCTGCCCTCCATGAGACATGTTCTTTTGATATCAGTCAGCAATTGAATCTTCAAAGCATGTTTACTCAGACTAGGCAGGGTTGTGTGCATTCACTTGAACACTGCGGTATACGtgtgtctttttttcaattgttccaGTACAAAGTGACGGATTAGCACACAATTTTCGAGCCATTCCTGAGGCAAGACCAGGCACATCCCTAACAACACATTGCACCTGGGCCCAGACAACTTTCCATTTGGATGATCTAACTTTACCAAACTTCCATTGGAGAACTTTCTGAATCAACCAGAATAGAATACATTGGGGTTCCAAAGTAAAGAGCAGGATTAGATGTTTTCTTGTTCCCAGTCAACAACGTGACGCAGCTGCCGCATTTGATGTGACATTAGAGCACTCTTTATTTAAAGACTGGAGCCTCAACATCTTTACGTTCCTCGGATTGACGGGCTCAAACACAGGCAGATCTGTCATGCCACCAGTGACAGCTCACCTTGGCCCGAGACGGGAGGCTGGCTAAAGTGTTGCGTGTGGTGGGGTTAGTGACGACTTTCTACTTGTGTGACGGATAAACTTGCACATCAACACGGTTGATAAAATTAGAGGCCATAAAAATGACCAACTGCTCATCCATCTTGAATACTTGGCGTCCCCTTTACACTCAAATAGTTTTGAGAAAAGCTTCTCAACAATTTTTACAAAgcctttttgtaaaactgaaacACTCCATGGTCATGATAGCTCTAAGTTGTTCCATATTTAATTTGTACGGGTATAATGACGAGGTGTACCATAGTTACTTGCGTCAAAGACTATAAACCACATCACTATAAGTACTTTAAGACAGAGAAGCTTTGCTGATGTGTTTCCTCCAACACAAAGTCATCTCGGAACAAGGGACCACAACCTAGAAGATAAATGAATTCCAGCAATCTGCAAGAATTTGCCGTGGTGTGCTGAAATCTCACCAAGTAAAACACAAGTCATTCTTTTGGACACCAGAGTGAAGGAAAATTCAAACCCACATGTTCTCCCAACTTGCAGCTGAGCGGAGCATATGTATGAAGAGAGCTTAGGGATGGTAgagtgaaaataaatgaaggGGTTGGGGTGGGAGTGTGACCACAAACGAAACCAAAGGCAGTATAATAACGCTGTTTTTCTTGCCATCAGCAAGTTGCGCAGTATTGAACAAAAAGGTGCAAAGATTTAGGGCCTTTTGATCTTAATGATAATGTAGAAACATGGTCCAAGATCACAAGATGagcttctttgaaaaaaaaaatgatagtaaGATAGCGTGGATCCAGCAGAAATCTATAGGTGACATCCTTGCAGATATCTCTCCCATGCATCACTGAACTGTGGGAATAGCAGTACTCCTCATGAGGGTTGTTGGGGAGGGGTTCAGTTGATAACACAGCCTGTCTCAtcacaataaaatgaaaacaaatgactgGAAAGTAGAACAGCAGCAAAATGGAAGGTCTCAGCACGCATGAAAAGCTAAGAGGGGCCCGAGTCACAAGGTCGCTCTCTCAGGGCCCCCCGCTCTGGCTCAGAACAACCTGATCATATGACGGAAGGACTGCAGACCTTTTCTTACAGTAAAGGAGAACCAGAAAAGGGAGTAACGCCTTCTTTTCATATTTTGAGCCAACACAACAGTTCAtctaaactatttttttgtcttccacTAGAGGTAAATAACAGAAAAGTTGTTTCACTCACCATCTGAATTCCTGTTGAAAATATATTCGTGCTTTTGACCATGTGTTTCTGCTGCTCGATTTCGGTCTCCAGCTGTGAAACACGGGCCTTGTGTTGGGCAAGCAAGACGGAGGCAGGAAGCTGAGACTTTTCCTGAAAAAATAAGAGGTTGCATTAAGAGCACTTCACCACCTTTTTTCCATTAACCGAAAGATTGAACCTTTCACTGTCTTCAGTGAAGTGTTGTTTAatacagagggaaaaaaaacttggaaacaTTGTTCACTGATTGATGAGGTAGTACTTTTTTCATGGTTTTTGTAGGACACCTTTTCATTAAAAGATAACTGCCAAACAATTTCATACTTTTCAGTATAGACATGTCCTGCAATCTCCATTGAGTTGGTTATGCTTACATTGCTACGATCAGTGTACAAATTCCAGCCAGTTTTGGAAAGATAGACCCTCATTTATCATACTTGCATTCTTCCAGAGACgccatgaatgaatgtttgtgatGATCCTAacatcaaaattgtttttttaaattaatagctttttttattgctataaagCTAAAACAAGGACGTTACACCCCTGTCAATGCTTTTGTTCtatttaatcacattttttgttttgttttaatttgaagaACCTGAAAGTAGGGGAACAGCCTATACTGAAATGTTCAACGCACTGACATCTGGAGCCAATCCATATTTGCATTTGGCAACAATTTGAATGTACCAAGGACTACAGTATTGAATATGTTCAGAGGCTTACAGTCTAGTCGCTGTCAAATTTCATCTGATCTGGTTGTAATTATGTCATGCTTCAGTGGATTCATAAAACATTTTGTTGTCTTGGATAAGACAACTGGATCCGAATGTAGTGATCTctggtcttaaaaaaataaaataaaataaaaaaatactgtcagCCTCGCCACTTCACGGCTACAGTCTATCACTGTATCCAAAatcaaaaaatgttcattcaaatgttcataaaatcaaaattcacgctgaaacacGTAAGCATAGTCCAGCGATTGAATTTGGCCATCGTCTTGATGGTgccatgtccttgtacaaaaccatatttgtacaaaaaaaagaaaatgccgtCACAACTCCCCACCACCATGTTCCTTGTGTGCCGAAAAGCTCTCCCAGAGGCTCCTGCTTCGCCTTGGGCATTACCTAACTTGGTATAAAGCTCTCAATAACCTGTCCATTAAATCTTCAGTGTCATAATCTTCACTTCAACTTTATCGTGCTGCACAGGTCTCTCATCTTTTTatccaaattaaaatattaaaatcatgCGGAGTAGAGCTATTGTCATTGTGAGTagtttttaaagtatttacattttttttttatatatagatcatttttaaatattagttCATTACAGTATCTacatatgcctataactgtgAAACGTTTAATATAAACACTTCTTGATATTGTATAgatgcaaaaacatgtatggaaTGTaaatataataggggtgatccgacttcacggtttttcgatGGTTATGGCGATATCTCCTCTATATTATCCGAAAAATTGGAAGGAAGTCTAAGACAATTTGTTTTGGCAAACAAATCACAACAGAACAAGAATGTAGTCGCTGATTATAAAGGGTGGTTTAAAAGTTAGTCATGATATTGCAGtgattattgaaaatgtccccaacGCTTAAAGAACAAATGAAAAACACGTGTTCGAATAACTCCCAACATGTCATATGTAGGTAAGCATCTATCAAAAACTTTGGATACGAATATCAAATCAAACATGGCACCCCATCTATTCTCAATTGATAGGGGATTTAGATTGTGAATTTCCTCCACAagttgagaatcaccaaaaatgcATGACATTTATTTAGATCCTCTGTATGTATGTGGAGGAGCTGTGTTTTGGGGGAGCTAGGATGTACAGATGTCAGGACTCAGGAGGGTTCCCCCAAGGGGGAGTGAGCCACTGATCTCATCTGCCTACAGTGGACCGGCCCTGTGCCttatacaaacaaacacacagctTAACCTGCTATCTGTGATGGTGCTTGAACAGGCCGCACTGCTAGAACAATCACTCTCAAAGCCTGTATTTCAGCACAATGGAGCCGAGAGGCTTTGGAATACCAGAATGAGAACAATGCCCCCAGCAGCACAATGACTGGTAGTAAGCTCTTAATGATCAGCCATGAACCCTcgggctgtgtgtgtgtgcatgtgtgttcgGGTTCGTCAACATGGAATatatagtactgtattttcacgactataaggcgcacataaaagtcttatattttctccaaaatagacagtgcgccttataatccagtgcgctttatatatggaccaatactaaaaaaattatcacgataaaataaaataaatcagtcgataggatacaccatcctctacagctctcacaactacggcaagcagcccccgactctactatttttcccgtagaaaaagtactgcgcagtgaccggatggcttttttcacggctcgccgtcacttttgatttgcgaccaagtcacgaaaatgaaataatgacgcgagtacattgtaaaatggctaaataaagtacaaccgaactcagttttgcttctgttgcctttttaaaaatgtgtttttagagtgtgggtgtagcgtgtatgtttaagctggtgtatgttttgccatgcctggcttcgtctataaaaacggtgcgtcctttgtgtgtgtaaaatacagaaatagcacttgttactgacactgcggctaaaaatacgatgcgctgtatagtcgtgaaaatacggtacctaatAATGTGGTGTCTTCTAAGGAATCATATTCTCACCAGACAGACAAGGTATTGTTAGCGGACTTCTCACCAGTTCATCTAGCAAAGCttgcttgctcttctttttggCCAGCAGCTGCCTCTGCTCCTCCTGCAGCACATCCAATCTCCGCTGCTCATTGCCCTGTTGTTCCAGTATGAGCAGCTCCTCCAAATCCTCCTGCTCTCGAGTCTGAGGAGAGTAAGGTAAGTTGGAGTCAGTAAAGTCAAGAAACCACAAATCCAACACTCACTAAAAGGACTGGGAAAGTAAACACAAAACGGCCCTGTTGTTATGTGTACCACAAACTAATGAGATCCAGTACAAGCACTGGATTAAGAATTCTTGACAGCGAGTGATTtgtgcgtctgcctcacaggtctggggtcgatggttcgatcccaggtcgttcctcactgtgtggagttttcttgttctccccaggcttgtgtgggttttctccgggtactccggtttactcccacgtCCCAGaagcatgcagggtaggctggttgaggactctaaattgcccttagatatgagtgtgagagtgaaagactgtccgtctccttgtgccctgcgattggctggccaccgattcaggatgtcccctgcctggtgcccataggtggctgggataggctccagcaccccccgtgatccttgtgaggataagcggttcggaaaatgaatgaatgaataaacatgagCTTGTCATATAAGCATGATAATCAATTCTTATGATAGATTGGTAGAAGTTTGGACTAACTAGATAGAGCCATACTAAAAGTGCTTGTAATGGGATATGTTTATATACCATAGCAAGACACAGCacaatttctttcttttcaatctCAATATATGTTATAGATAAGGACCTGAAgccaaagggattttttttacaatccagGGTATATTGCATGTAAAGCTAACTTTATAACAATAAACTAACAATTTACTTACAAGTTTAGCTTTGTTTTTATGGATCAAGTCTTTGTTCTCCCGCTGATACTGCTCCATCCTCAACTTGGTGTCATCCACATCAATATTGTTTGTCAGATTAAACACTGCAAAGAGAGAAAACCCCAAACACAATTAAAAACACTTGCCAACTCAAATTATACAGAAAATGCTgcagtcagttttttttaattcaaaagaaGATCCAATGGAAACCAAATACATTTGAACTCAATCAATCAAGACACATTTATGTAGCAGCTTTCACCAGCCAAATGTGGCAAAGTGTGATTCACggtgttaaaaaaaagcattaatcAACTATTATCTTCCATTGGCGGCAACAGACaaccaatctatttgaacagtGAATGACAACTACCAGGTTTGAAAGTTTTCTCAATGACACCCAGTTGGGCAATAAATCTGTAGGTACTGTTGAATTGTACATAAAAACATGGTGAATCCTCACATGGAGCAAAAAAACCCTTGGAGGCTGCCTCATAGACAATTAAGGCCTAAAAGCTTGTGGGATGTTGGCATTCATCATGTGTTAGCATTGGCAGCTCTAGTCTATGATCTATGACCCAAGCTGGCATGCACTTAATGCCTGTTAAACATCTCTCCATACAGCTGGGGAGAAATCATTACGGCGGCTGGAAAGATCCTTTTAGCAGACTTGTACAGTGAGCATTTAGTCATTCAATGCTCATACCTACGTCTTCCACTTGCTCCAAGAAGTCGTTATATTCTCTCAGGCTGGGGAAGTCGCAAGCCCTCTTGTTGTAACTGCAGAACCAGACAAGAAAGCAGAGGAAGGCAAATACGCGCCGACATTAAAATCCCGCAATCAATCAACCATTTTATAATAGCATGTCTGCATTCTGCCTAATAGACACATATTATACGTCAATTAAGGTGCTATTAAGGGACAGAtgagatggggaaaaaagaggCAAGGAGGGGAggccgatttaaaaaaaatggcaggaaAAAGCCTTCCCTCTTGGGGCCCCCCCAGGGAGACTCATTGTCTACAAAACAAACAACGTAATGAGGAAGACAAAGGTGGCTTAAGAAGTGGGATGGGGCACGGGATGACAGATAAACACGGGACAGCCACACCCCTCACCCACCCCCCTTTGCTCACTCACATCTTCAGCACCTTCTTGCGGATCTCAACCTCTTTGTCAACGGTGGGGTCTTCGAAGAGCTGCACGCGGAAGTTACTCTTCCTTAGGGGTGTGTCGCACTGCACACAGTTGCTGGAGCCACGGACGAACAGCATCTCCACGCAGTTCTCACATCTATAAAGCAAAGAAGATTATGCTGATATGAGAGCAGCTGTGCATTTTTCAGTATAACAATACAATTGTCCATCTTATTTgactttatttcttaaatgtatttttcacgCAGAGAAAAATCAAGATGATTCTCAGAACtgttaaataccgtattttcatgactatacggcgcatcgtatttttagccgcagtgtcaataacgagtgctatttctgtattttacacacacaaaggacgcaccgtttttatagacgcagccaggcatggcaaaacatacaccagcttaaacatacaagct from Stigmatopora argus isolate UIUO_Sarg chromosome 15, RoL_Sarg_1.0, whole genome shotgun sequence carries:
- the mnat1 gene encoding CDK-activating kinase assembly factor MAT1, with translation MDDQSCPRCKTTKYRNPSLKLMVNVCGHTLCENCVEMLFVRGSSNCVQCDTPLRKSNFRVQLFEDPTVDKEVEIRKKVLKIYNKRACDFPSLREYNDFLEQVEDVVFNLTNNIDVDDTKLRMEQYQRENKDLIHKNKAKLTREQEDLEELLILEQQGNEQRRLDVLQEEQRQLLAKKKSKQALLDELEKSQLPASVLLAQHKARVSQLETEIEQQKHMVKSTNIFSTGIQMRQTVSLQPAPKLEEALYHYKPLQIETFGPPVPELDQLGRLGYLNHVRAALPQDTAGGYSSALACHRAIQDAFSGLFTHIG